In Acinetobacter sp. C32I, one genomic interval encodes:
- a CDS encoding ribonucleotide-diphosphate reductase subunit beta, whose product MSILSWDDFEDDSQKPTTPEHKSAPIDTQKTVNTQVVSDSEQSSPRVAAAQPAGTSTVRSTNPTDSLARASAALEHLDAAPGLEELEMGAQRVQVDDKAMINCRADLNQLVPFKYEWAWQKYLDGCANHWMPQEVNMNHDIALWKSENGLTEDERTIIMRSLGFFSTADSLVANNLVLAIYRHITNPECRQYILRQAFEEAIHTHAYQYCIESLGMDEGEVFNMYREIPSVARKASWGLKYTQSLSDPTFNTGTPENDQRLLRNLIAFYCVLEGIFFYCGFTQILSMGRRNKMNGVAEQFQYILRDESMHLNFGIDMINQIKIENPHLWTAEFQEEVIQMILEGTMLEIEYARDTMPRGVLGMNASMMEEYLKFICNRRLAQLGLPEQFAGVTNPFGWMSEMMDLRKEKNFFETRVTDYQTGGALSW is encoded by the coding sequence ATGTCTATCCTTAGTTGGGACGATTTTGAAGATGATTCGCAAAAACCGACTACACCTGAACACAAGTCTGCGCCCATCGACACGCAAAAAACGGTTAATACGCAAGTGGTATCTGATTCAGAGCAATCATCGCCGCGCGTGGCTGCTGCACAACCCGCTGGAACCAGTACCGTGCGATCAACAAATCCAACCGATTCGTTGGCACGAGCATCTGCTGCCTTAGAACATTTAGATGCTGCACCTGGCTTGGAAGAGCTTGAGATGGGTGCACAACGTGTACAGGTTGATGATAAAGCGATGATCAACTGTCGCGCTGACTTAAACCAGCTTGTTCCGTTTAAATACGAGTGGGCTTGGCAGAAGTATCTTGACGGGTGTGCAAACCACTGGATGCCGCAAGAAGTCAACATGAACCATGATATCGCGCTTTGGAAGTCTGAAAATGGCTTAACTGAAGATGAGCGTACCATCATCATGCGTTCTTTGGGTTTCTTCTCGACTGCAGACTCATTGGTTGCAAACAACTTGGTCTTGGCGATCTACCGTCACATTACTAACCCTGAATGCCGTCAGTACATCTTGCGTCAAGCGTTTGAAGAAGCGATTCACACGCATGCTTATCAATACTGTATCGAATCTTTGGGTATGGACGAAGGCGAAGTCTTCAACATGTACCGCGAGATTCCAAGTGTTGCGCGTAAAGCATCGTGGGGCTTGAAGTACACTCAATCTTTAAGTGATCCAACGTTCAACACAGGTACGCCTGAAAACGACCAACGTTTACTGCGTAACTTGATCGCATTCTATTGCGTACTTGAAGGGATCTTCTTCTACTGTGGCTTTACTCAAATCTTGAGTATGGGTCGTCGTAACAAGATGAATGGTGTTGCTGAGCAGTTCCAGTACATCTTGCGTGATGAGTCTATGCACTTGAACTTCGGTATCGACATGATCAACCAGATCAAGATCGAGAACCCGCACTTGTGGACGGCTGAGTTCCAAGAAGAAGTGATTCAAATGATTCTTGAAGGCACCATGCTTGAGATCGAATATGCGCGTGACACGATGCCACGTGGTGTATTGGGTATGAATGCAAGCATGATGGAAGAATACTTGAAGTTCATCTGTAACCGTCGTTTAGCGCAGCTTGGTTTACCTGAGCAGTTTGCTGGTGTAACCAACCCATTTGGCTGGATGTCTGAGATGATGGACTTGCGTAAAGAGAAAAACTTCTTTGAAACGCGTGTAACAGACTACCAAACTGGTGGTGCGTTAAGCTGGTAA
- a CDS encoding TetR/AcrR family transcriptional regulator, whose translation MPPFALTYRAQKVLDTSQTLFNQDGFHHVGVDLIIDASQIAKGTFYKYFHSKEHLVEMTLSLQRTALKKEVRSILYANKHLSGREKLKRIFFLHADVEGMYHLLFRAVFEIKTRYPKAYEMVVEYRNWLIREIYMLLVRMDIKAAKADAQMFLFVVDGVMVQLLSGHKVDKGKLLEGWLVGVLFGTNRG comes from the coding sequence ATGCCACCTTTTGCTTTGACTTATCGTGCTCAAAAAGTCTTGGATACCTCGCAAACGCTGTTTAACCAAGATGGATTTCATCATGTTGGGGTCGACCTGATTATTGATGCGTCACAAATTGCCAAAGGCACCTTTTATAAATACTTTCACTCCAAAGAACATTTGGTTGAAATGACGCTAAGCTTGCAGAGAACGGCACTGAAGAAAGAAGTCCGTTCGATTCTGTATGCCAATAAACATCTATCAGGGCGTGAAAAGCTGAAACGGATTTTCTTTCTGCATGCCGATGTAGAAGGGATGTACCATTTATTGTTTCGGGCAGTTTTTGAAATTAAAACCCGTTATCCAAAGGCGTATGAGATGGTGGTGGAGTACCGAAACTGGCTGATTCGTGAAATTTATATGTTGTTGGTAAGGATGGATATCAAAGCTGCCAAAGCAGATGCACAGATGTTCTTGTTTGTGGTGGATGGGGTAATGGTGCAGTTGTTGAGTGGTCATAAAGTGGATAAAGGGAAGTTGTTGGAGGGATGGTTGGTGGGGGTACTGTTTGGTACTAATAGAGGCTAG
- a CDS encoding flavin reductase: MVEATDFRDAMSLLTSAVSVITTTGMSGRYGFTASAVCSVTDTPPTLLVCMNRASSSHVHFVDNKILSVNVLSADHQHISKAFSSKLSPEERFKHGAWSELETGAPVLDDALVNFDCEIDQIQEVGTHTIFICRIVAVQQSGHDQSLVYFNRAYHQVGQTEVA, from the coding sequence ATGGTTGAAGCAACAGATTTTAGAGATGCAATGTCTTTACTCACCAGTGCAGTCAGTGTGATTACCACCACAGGCATGTCTGGTCGTTATGGCTTTACTGCATCTGCTGTATGTAGCGTCACTGATACGCCTCCGACTTTATTGGTGTGTATGAATCGGGCATCGAGTTCGCATGTGCATTTCGTTGACAATAAAATCTTAAGCGTGAATGTGTTAAGCGCAGATCATCAACATATTTCTAAAGCCTTTTCGTCTAAATTGAGTCCAGAAGAACGTTTTAAACACGGTGCTTGGTCAGAGTTGGAAACAGGTGCGCCTGTTTTGGATGATGCTTTGGTGAATTTCGATTGCGAGATTGATCAAATTCAGGAAGTGGGAACGCATACGATTTTTATTTGTCGGATCGTGGCGGTTCAACAAAGTGGACATGATCAAAGCTTGGTTTATTTTAATCGTGCTTATCACCAAGTGGGGCAAACTGAAGTCGCTTAA
- a CDS encoding methionine synthase — MKRLLPTSTAGSLPKPSWLAEPEKLWSPWKLQEQGLIEGKQDALRLSLHEQQVAGIDIVSDGEQTRQHFVTTFIEHLTGVDFEKRETVRIRNRYDASVPTVVGAVSRQKPVFVEDAKFLRQQTNQPIKWALPGPMTMIDTLYDAHYKSREKLAWEFAKILNEEAKELEAAGVDIIQFDEPAFNVFFDEVNDWGVATLERALEGLKCETAVHICYGYGIKANTDWKKTLGSEWRQYEEAFPKLQQSKLDIISLECHNSRVPMDLIELIRGKKVMVGAIDVASNTVETPEEVADTLRKALQFVDADKLYPSTNCGMAPLARDVARGKLNALSAGAEIVRRELQG; from the coding sequence ATGAAAAGATTATTACCAACGTCGACTGCGGGTAGCTTACCGAAACCGTCTTGGTTGGCAGAGCCTGAAAAGCTTTGGTCGCCGTGGAAACTGCAAGAGCAGGGTCTGATAGAAGGTAAACAGGATGCTTTACGTTTGTCTTTGCATGAACAGCAAGTGGCGGGCATTGATATTGTCAGTGATGGCGAGCAAACCCGTCAGCATTTTGTGACGACATTTATTGAGCATCTTACCGGTGTTGATTTTGAGAAACGCGAGACGGTGCGCATCCGTAATCGTTATGATGCCAGTGTTCCGACTGTTGTGGGTGCGGTATCGCGTCAAAAGCCTGTTTTTGTTGAAGATGCCAAGTTTTTACGTCAGCAAACCAATCAACCAATCAAATGGGCGTTGCCAGGGCCAATGACCATGATTGATACGTTGTACGATGCACATTATAAAAGTCGTGAAAAATTGGCATGGGAATTTGCCAAAATCCTGAATGAAGAAGCGAAAGAGTTAGAAGCAGCTGGCGTGGATATTATCCAGTTCGATGAACCTGCTTTTAATGTGTTCTTTGATGAAGTGAATGACTGGGGTGTGGCGACTTTAGAGCGTGCGCTTGAAGGTTTGAAGTGTGAAACTGCGGTGCACATTTGCTATGGTTATGGCATTAAAGCCAATACCGACTGGAAAAAGACCCTTGGTTCAGAATGGCGTCAATATGAAGAGGCTTTTCCAAAGCTACAGCAGTCAAAACTTGATATCATCTCGCTCGAATGTCACAACTCGCGTGTGCCGATGGATCTAATTGAATTGATTCGCGGTAAAAAGGTGATGGTCGGTGCGATTGACGTGGCGAGCAACACGGTGGAAACGCCAGAAGAAGTTGCCGATACCTTACGTAAAGCACTTCAGTTTGTCGATGCAGATAAGCTGTATCCATCAACCAACTGTGGTATGGCACCTTTGGCGCGTGATGTTGCGCGTGGCAAGCTGAATGCATTAAGTGCAGGTGCGGAAATTGTTCGTCGAGAACTGCAAGGCTAA
- a CDS encoding DUF1852 domain-containing protein translates to MSSAFNFTIKSIRFDENYYPSENTRITTNFANLARGQSRQENLRNTLKMIDNRFNTLAHWDNPEGDRYAVELEIISVEMKVEAGTDSNALPLIEILKTNIVDKKTNERIEGIVGNNFSSYVRDYDFSVLLLEHNKNQSGFSTPENFGDLHGNLFKSFIESETYKANFKKPPVICLSVSSSKVYQRTENQHPVLGTEYLQDEYSLTDEYFQKMGLKVRYFMPPNSVAPLAFYFSGDLLADYSNLELISTISTMESFQKIYRPEIYNANSVAGKSYQPSLSNQDYSLTRIVYDREERSRLAIEQGKFVEEQFIKPYQNILEQWSANYAAQSNSQKSYAH, encoded by the coding sequence ATGAGTAGCGCATTTAATTTTACGATCAAGAGTATTCGTTTTGATGAGAACTATTACCCATCAGAAAATACCCGTATTACAACCAACTTTGCCAATTTGGCTCGTGGTCAAAGCCGCCAAGAAAATCTGCGTAATACCCTAAAAATGATCGACAATCGTTTCAATACCTTGGCACATTGGGATAATCCAGAAGGGGATCGTTATGCGGTCGAGCTTGAGATTATTTCTGTTGAGATGAAGGTTGAAGCGGGCACTGATAGCAATGCATTGCCTTTGATTGAAATTTTAAAAACCAATATTGTTGATAAAAAAACCAATGAGCGTATTGAAGGTATTGTTGGTAACAACTTCTCTTCTTATGTGCGTGATTATGATTTCAGTGTGCTATTGCTTGAGCATAATAAAAATCAGTCTGGATTTAGCACACCAGAGAACTTCGGCGACTTACATGGCAACTTGTTTAAGAGCTTTATTGAGTCAGAGACTTATAAGGCAAACTTTAAAAAACCGCCTGTGATCTGCCTCAGTGTTTCTAGCAGCAAGGTCTATCAACGTACTGAAAATCAACATCCAGTATTGGGTACGGAATATCTGCAAGATGAATATTCATTAACGGATGAGTATTTCCAGAAAATGGGCTTAAAAGTGCGTTATTTCATGCCACCAAATAGTGTTGCGCCGTTGGCCTTCTATTTCTCTGGTGATTTGTTGGCGGATTACAGCAATCTGGAATTGATCAGCACCATCAGCACCATGGAAAGCTTCCAGAAGATTTATCGTCCTGAAATTTACAATGCTAATTCAGTGGCAGGCAAATCGTATCAACCAAGTTTGAGCAACCAAGATTATTCACTGACTCGCATTGTATATGACCGCGAAGAACGTAGTCGTTTGGCGATTGAACAAGGCAAATTTGTTGAAGAACAATTTATCAAACCTTATCAAAACATTCTGGAACAGTGGTCTGCCAATTATGCAGCACAAAGCAACTCGCAAAAAAGTTACGCGCACTAA